One stretch of Eupeodes corollae chromosome 2, idEupCoro1.1, whole genome shotgun sequence DNA includes these proteins:
- the LOC129948206 gene encoding arginine-glutamic acid dipeptide repeats protein isoform X2, with protein MAASTQGEIRVGPGHQVNDVYAKLPDYNPISSFPVDKEIDERELEEPRWSPGIVADGDLIMFVRAARSMAAFQGMCDGGLEDGCLAASRDDTTINALDVLHDSGYDTGTALQALVKCPVSKGIDKKWTEDETKKFIKGLRQFGKNFFRIHKDLLPHKETPELVEFYYLWKKTPGANNNRPHRRRRQSSLRRNRVTRASNAPPTKKEDTPEPQVPIEPIPVAKEENSSLTEDEASECDSDSSLTNKRDESPSRMRTRNKPQQNNNKEQVANGKRPKRGGTETPEVTDTNSPKTPTKTENNNKRKQAKQDTPNKKKRSDTDGDITDDSKEKRKRSDSPVESMNSDSRPDSVLDEGENTNDTPEPPQLAIAPPKEVEEKVVEEKVIVPVAELQVKVEKELEQDEETNQQAPIVVQQPQQQQQQQLPPEKQCSDEIEKMPQPPEDQLNENDVSQEIPVQLPVLPPPEEMVNNGGYVPKEQEMLSKIANMKQETNLSLQPAAIGVPPIQPVLAPVVPPQPPMEFSAKEVYIKKEPLDDSSSMDATCNQNSNEPQDLKVKIEVKSEDAKPNVNISPAGMSVGLPPPSALNPQALVNEMPEHKYDTQQPPPPFDGHIKFSNPGGELKYPGDIEMKYNDQIKYNPAGEVVAKFPHEMKYPPPCEPMKYGQELPGKYELKYGMEHGGLPPKSFNEPIKIPDLKAYQQQQQHQPPPSQQENQQMKYPPLGGVDPNQQQQNPVAMPKPHYQADVHPLSRSPYDSSIMLKYGDPMGTKYGLGPPPGHQQPQDLKYPPPDGALKSAYHGENLIKSSPFGDHQGGVNKYPPSESPIDASSRSTPNQDSQGSNSNSQQSQQFHSPHPSPHMPSAVPAGMHPQNLVSQQHPGMPPNSLHHPTPTHPGMLSSLASQQQQLQHQHQLQQQQLQQQHQQQQQQQQQQQQQQQQQQQQQQQQQQQQQQQQQQQQHQQQQQQQQQQQQQQQQQQSQNSNSSNIPTSSSSSMLIPPSSAPNILMPPSSLQHMQPGGPSHLPPLHRPHQDIPPNLHHPGIPLSLQGHGGHGIPPPPQSHHPSSMQQQSPAGQQQGVRTPSPAQQRPMESQSNSNSQNNSSREQQMQQQPPHRTSPLPGLSNPQGMLGHPMPLHPHMHMQGHPVHHAAHMMGGPGMGGAGGPGAPLSLIGTAMSGLNDSGISRRTPPVGGIPSSVSSAPSVQTTTTVPSSAFSRASPSVQNSSGPSQGPPQMHLNSSSGSSSHRPSSPASSGGSISRQSPLHPVPQSPLGHHPSASALSAAAAAVAERDRHALLRQQSPHMTPPPVSSASALMASPLSKMYGPQGQRGLGTSPPPHLRPGASPPVIRHPQMPLPLPLIGPGAAMPQMGVHPGQAPYPHHLLHPSMFYSHHHNPFNSPYPYHPYGPGFPTAYMKPPPPAGPLDPAAVMAHHQGMPQQSTATRPEENPHSSAMDKQNMQNMQNMQHKIKPPTPKTPQGSNSGNSASSTPTGVGGPGGPVGPGSGGGGGGGGSGGGGGGGPPPQSQYPGSHPAYPPQQHPAFQENSPTLVKPTSHMDALRAHAHSASSSLGSHHSTEPLPIDIEPDPEPEIPSPTHNIPRGPSPEAKPDDTECHRSQSAIFVRHIDRGDYNSCTRTDLIFKPVADSKLARKREERDRKIAEKERERRQQQQQQQQQQQQQAQAAQQAAQQAKLKAELKPPYADTPALRQLSEYARPHVAFSPVEPMVAPYHHAMGPMYSRERELEDLKNAQAAAAASQSRLDPHWMEYYRMRGMHPSQFPLYANPAAISQMERERLGIPPPHHVSMDPNEHMIRLTREYHAHSHTHLHLPSQQQQEAGFQLPPNVGPYPRPNMLMQREPHSDVLLRMSYADQLQYLQAAEFQRQSLHDQYFRNQLR; from the exons ATGGCGGCCTCCACTCAAGGAGAAATACGAGTGGGTCCCGGCCACCAGGTAAACGATGTCTAT GCAAAACTGCCCGATTATAATCCAATTTCAAGTTTTCCCGTTGATAAAGAAATCGATGAGCGTGAATTAGAAGAACCACGATGGAGTCCTGGAATAGTTGCCGATGGAGATTTAATAATGTTTGTACGTGCAGCACGTTCCATGGCAGCATTTCAAG GCATGTGTGATGGAGGTTTAGAAGATGGTTGTTTAGCAGCAAGTCGTGATGATACTACAATTAATGCACTAGACGTT ttaCATGATTCTGGTTATGATACAGGCACTGCCCTGCAAGCTCTAGTTAAGTGTCCAGTTTCCAAAGGAATTGATAAAAAATGGACAGAAGATGAaactaaaaaatttataaaaggtcTAAGACAATTTGGCAAGAATTTCTTTCGCATTCACAAAGATTTATTACCGCACAAAGAAACCCCCGAGCTTGTTGAATTCTACTATTTGTGGAAAAAGACTCCAGGCGCAAATAATAATCGACCACATCGTCGTCGGCGACAATCATCGTTGCGTCGCAATCGCGTAACACGTGCCAGTAACGCACCACCAACGAAAAAAGAGGACACACCCGAACCTCAAGTACCAATTGAACCAATACCCGTAGCTAAAGAAGAAAATAGCTCGTTAACAGAAGACGAAGCTAGTGAATGTGATAGTGATTCGAGCTTAACAAACAAAAGGGATGAATCACCGTCTAGGATGAGGACACGTAATAAaccacaacaaaataataataaggaaCAAGTGGCAAATGGTAAGAGACCGAAACGAGGTGGAACCGAAACGCCAGAAGTTACCGATACAAACAGTCCCAAAACACCTACCAAAACGGAGAACAATAATAAACGTAAGCAGGCGAAACAGGATACGCCTAACAAGAAAAAGAGGTCCGATACGGACGGAGATATCACCGATGATAGCAAGGAGAAGCGCAAGAGATCGGACAGTCCGGTGGAGAGCATGAATTCGGACAGTCGTCCTGATTCGGTGCTGGATGAGGGTGAGAACACTAACGATACACCTGAACCACCGCAATTGGCTATTGCTCCTCCCAAAGAAGTCGAAGAAAAAGTGGTGGAAGAAAAGGTGATCGTCCCAGTTGCAGAGCTCCAGGTTAAGGTGGAGAAAGAGCTGGAACAAGACGAAGAGACCAACCAACAAGCACCGATTGTAGTTCAACAaccgcagcagcagcagcagcaacagctgCCGCCAGAGAAGCAATGCAGtgatgaaatcgaaaaaatgccACAACCGCCAGAAGATCAGTTGAATGAGAATGATGTTTCACAGGAAATCCCTGTTCAGCTTCCTGTTCTTCCACCTCCGGAAGAAATGGTAAACAATGGTGGCTATGTTCCCAAGGAACAGGAAATGCTCTCTAAGATAGCCAACATGAAGCAGGAGACAAACCTATCATTGCAGCCGGCTGCTATCGGTGTTCCACCCATTCAACCGGTATTAGCACCAGTAGTACCACCACAGCCACCAATGGAGTTCTCGGCTAAAGAAGTCTACATTAAGAAAGAACCCCTGGACGACTCCTCTTCAATGGATGCAACTTGTAATCAAAATAGCAATGAACCACAAGACCTGAAGGTAAAAATCGAGGTCAAGAGCGAAGATGCTAAGCCAAATGTAAATATTTCCCCAGCCGGCATGTCAGTTGGACTGCCACCTCCATCGGCGCTCAATCCTCAAGCTTTGGTCAACGAGATGCCGGAGCACAAATACGACACTCAACAGCCACCGCCACCTTTCGATGGTCACATCAAGTTCAGCAATCCCGGCGGCGAATTAAAATATCCTGGAGATATTGAAATGAAGTACAACGATCAAATCAAGTACAACCCAGCGGGCGAGGTTGTTGCGAAATTCCCTCACGAAATGAAGTATCCACCGCCATGCGAGCCCATGAAGTATGGCCAAGAGTTGCCAGGCAAATACGAGCTCAAATACGGTATGGAGCACGGTGGCTTGCCACCAAAGTCATTCAATGAACCCATCAAAATCCCAGATCTCAAGGCAtatcagcagcagcaacagcatcaACCACCGCCATCGCAGCAGGAAAACCAACAAATGAAGTATCCTCCACTAGGCGGTGTTGATCCGAATCAGCAACAGCAGAACCCCGTTGCTATGCCGAAGCCTCACTATCAGGCTGATGTTCATCCGTTGTCCCGATCTCCTTACGATTCGAGTATAATGCTCAAATACGGTGATCCTATGGGTACTAAGTATGGATTGGGCCCACCACCTGGTCACCAACAGCCACAGGATTTGAAGTATCCTCCGCCGGATGGTGCCCTCAAGTCGGCTTACCATGGGGAGAACCTTATTAAGAGCAGTCCGTTCGGTGATCATCAAGGTGGTGTTAATAAATACCCACCTTCGGAAAGCCCCATTGATGCGTCATCACGGTCGACGCCCAATCAGGATAGTCAGGGAAGCAACAGCAACTCCCAGCAGTCACAACAGTTTCATTCACCACATCCCTCACCCCATATGCCTTCAGCTGTGCCCGCGGGCATGCACCCACAGAACTTGGTTTCACAGCAACATCCTGGTATGCCACCGAACTCGCTGCATCATCCGACACCTACACACCCGGGAATGCTTAGTTCGCTCGCTTCGCAACAGCAGCAacttcagcatcagcatcaactccaacaacaacagctgcaacagcaacatcagcagcagcaacagcaacaacagcagcaacaacaacaacagcaacagcagcaacaacagcagcagcaacaacaacagcagcagcaacaacagcaacaacaacaacaacatcaacagcagcagcaacaacagcagcaacagcaacaacaacagcagcagcagcagtcaCAAAACTCAAACTCCTCGAATATACCAACTTCATCGTCTTCGAGTATGCTGATTCCCCCGTCATCGGCTCCAAATATACTCATGCCGCCGAGTTCATTGCAACACATGCAACCTGGTGGCCCAAGCCATTTGCCACCATTGCACAGACCCCATCAAGATATCCCGCCAAATCTTCATCACCCGGGTATTCCTCTCTCATTGCAGGGTCATGGTGGACATGGTATTCCACCGCCTCCCCAAAGTCATCATCCTTCGTCGATGCAACAGCAGTCGCCAGCGGGGCAACAGCAAGGCGTTAGAACGCCCTCGCCCGCTCAACAACGTCCGATGGAGTCACAAAGTAATTCGAACTCTCAGAACAATAGCAGCCGGGAACAGCAAATGCAACAGCAGCCACCTCATCGAACGTCCCCACTTCCGGGTCTATCGAATCCTCAAGGAATGCTCGGCCATCCGATGCCGCTTCACCCTCACATGCACATGCAAGGTCACCCAGTACACCATGCAGCCCATATGATGGGTGGACCTGGAATGGGTGGTGCCGGTGGACCAGGTGCTCCTCTGTCCCTCATCGGAACAGCTATGAGCGGCCTCAACGACTCCGGAATAAGCAGGCGTACACCACCAGTTGGTGGAATTCCCTCTTCGGTGTCATCCGCTCCCTCTGTACAAACCACAACAACGGTGCCATCATCTGCATTTAGCCGCGCAAGTCCTAGCGTTCAAAACAGTTCAGGACCATCTCAAGGCCCTCCGCAAATGCACTTAAACTCTTCGTCTGGTTCTTCCTCCCATCGACCGTCGTCTCCAGCATCGAGTGGTGGCAGCATAAGTCGCCAATCTCCTCTCCACCCAGTGCCACAGAGTCCTCTCGGTCATCACCCGTCAGCATCAGCTCTTTCGGCTGCCGCGGCAGCTGTGGCTGAACGCGATCGTCATGCTTTGTTGCGCCAACAATCACCGCACATGACTCCGCCACCGGTGTCCAGTGCATCGGCGCTGATGGCCAGTCCCCTTAGCAAAATGTATGGTCCTCAAGGTCAACGTGGTCTCGGAACATCACCTCCTCCGCATCTACGTCCTGGTGCATCACCGCCAGTGATACGACACCCGCAGATGCCACTTCCCCTTCCCCTTATCGGGCCTGGAGCGGCAATGCCCCAGATGGGAGTTCATCCAGGTCAGGCGCCATATCCCCACCACCTGCTTCACCCGTCAATGTTCTATTCGCACCATCACAATCCATTCAACTCACCCTACCCTTACCATCCGTATGGTCCTGGTTTCCCAACGGCCTACATGAAGCCTCCTCCGCCAGCGGGACCTCTCGATCCGGCGGCGGTTATGGCCCACCACCAGGGTATGCCGCAGCAATCGACAGCAACCCGTCCCGAAGAGAATCCACACTCATCGGCGATGGATAAACAGAACATGCAAAACATGCAGAATATGCAGCACAAAATCAAACCACCCACACCAAAGACGCCACAGGGTAGCAACAGTGGCAATAGCGCTAGTTCAACTCCAACAGGTGTTGGAGGACCAGGAGGTCCAGTTGGACCAGGATCAGGTGGAGGCGGCGGTGGCGGCGgaagtggtggtggtggtggaggaGGACCGCCACCACAATCTCAGTACCCAGGTTCACATCCCGCTTATCCGCCACAACAGCATCCAGCGTTCCAGGAGAACTCACCAACGCTCGTTAAGCCGACAAGTCACATGGATGCATTGCGTGCACACGCCCACTCGGCGAGTAGTAGTCTCGGTAGTCATCATTCTACAGAACCTT taccaATTGATATTGAACCTGATCCAGAGCCGGAAATTCCAAGTCCTACGCACAATATACCTCGTGGACCAAGTCCCGAGGCTAAACCCGATGACACCGAATGCCATCGATCACAATCTGCAAT ATTTGTACGGCACATTGATAGAGGAGACTATAACTCCTGCACAAGAACTGATTTGATATTCAAACCGGTAGCCGACTCTAAATTGGCACGCAAGAGGGAAGAACGCGATAGAAAGATTGCCGAAAAGGAAAGAGAACGACGACAG caacaacaacagcagcagcaacaacagcaacaacaagccCAGGCTGCCCAACAAGCTGCTCAACAAGCCAAGCTTAAGGCGGAGTTGAAACCTCCTTATGCTGACACACCTGCTCTTCGACAGCTCTCCGAGTACGCAAGGCCACATGTTGCATTCAG CCCTGTTGAACCGATGGTAGCACCATATCATCACGCAATGGGGCCCATGTATAGTAGAGAGAG GGAACTTGAAGATCTGAAAAACGCACAAGCAGCAGCTGCTGCAAGTCAATCAAGATTGGATCCACACTGGATGGAATATTATAGAATGAG AGGAATGCATCCTTCGCAATTCCCCTTATACGCTAATCCCGCTGCAATATCACAAATGGAAAGGGAACGTCTAGGAATTCCACCACCACACCACGTTAGCATGGATCCAAACGAGCATATG ATACGATTGACCCGAGAATATCATGCACATTCTCATACTCATTTACATTTGCCTTCACAGCAACAACAGGAGGCCGGATTTCAACTGCCAC cgAATGTTGGACCATATCCGAGACCAAATATGCTTATGCAGAGGGAGCCCCATTCGGATGTTTTACTTCGGATGTCGTACGCTGATCAGCTTCAg TATTTACAGGCGGCTGAATTCCAAAGGCAATCTCTCCATGATCAGTATTTCAg